A single genomic interval of Leishmania panamensis strain MHOM/PA/94/PSC-1 chromosome 25 sequence harbors:
- a CDS encoding hypothetical protein (TriTrypDB/GeneDB-style sysID: LpmP.25.1480): MAAVPPFLSLVDIYDYLPNFDADCDLQVGDWVVVQPQRMAALLGPLISAWEAAPQNHVLSAASSFVPQYTLSQLLPEPLTLRRRSLAWNRVGLDSFSAKLPRLAPLSMARAHYCQRKRMHVADDSPANARGSGVFGDDASSGNGNLYLHVRLGLLTPSRPYVFGGLDIVEVLAWPSDGACAEEDTAACVPPRLATQKPAVLYLNLLTGETLTREEAVRRASTLLPSYTSSATTWSSAIEEAAEKEWQQWVLR, translated from the coding sequence ATGGCGGCAGTTCCGCCATTCCTTTCATTGGTCGACATATACGACTACCTGCCCAACTTTGATGCCGACTGCGACCTCCAGGTGGGCGATTGGGTGGttgtgcagccgcagcgcatGGCGGCGTTGCTCGGTCCGCTGATCAGTGCGTGGGAAGCCGCGCCACAAAATCACGTACTGtccgctgcctcttcctttGTGCCTCAGTACACTTTGAGCCAGCTTCTCCCTGAGCCTCTGACGCTCCGGCGGCGGTCGCTGGCGTGGAACCGTGTCGGGCTCGACTCGTTTTCCGCAAAGCTGCCTCGACTGGCTCCGTTGTCCATGGCACGAGCGCATTACTGCCAGCGAAAGCGGATGCATGTAGCTGATGATAGCCCGGCAAACGCACGGGGCAGCGGTGTGTTTGGCGATGATGCAAGCAGCGGAAACGGTAATCTGTACCTGCACGTGCGCTTGGgtctcctcaccccctctcgtcCGTACGTATTCGGGGGTTTGGATattgtggaggtgctggcgtgGCCATCTGATGGCGCGTGTGCCGAAGAAGACACGGCGGCGTGCGTGCCCCCTCGTTTGGCAACTCAAAAGCCAGCTGTTCTGTACCTGAACCTTCTCACAGGAGAGACGCTgacgcgcgaggaggcagtgcgtCGGGCATCGACGCTGTTGCCATCATACACCTCTTCTGCCACCACATGGTCCTCTGCGATCGAGGAGGCTGCCGAGAAGGAATGGCAGCAGTGGGTTCTTCGGTGA